One genomic window of Mus caroli chromosome 12, CAROLI_EIJ_v1.1, whole genome shotgun sequence includes the following:
- the Msgn1 gene encoding mesogenin-1 has protein sequence MDNLGETFLSLEDGLDSSDTAGLLASWDWKSRARPLELVQESPTQSLSPVPSLESYSEVALPCGHSGASTGGSDGYGSHEAAGLVELDYSMLAFQPPYLHTAGSLKGQKGSKVKMSVQRRRKASEREKLRMRTLADALHTLRNYLPPVYSQRGQPLTKIQTLKYTIKYIGELTELLNGGGREPRPQSV, from the coding sequence ATGGACAACCTGGGTGAGACCTTCCTCAGCCTGGAGGATGGCCTGGACTCTTCTGACACCGCTGGTCTGCTGGCCTCCTGGGACTGGAAAAGCAGAGCCAGGCCCTTGGAGCTGGTCCAGGAGTCCCCCACTCAAAGCCTCTCCCCAGTTCCTTCTCTGGAGTCCTACTCTGAGGTCGCACTACCCTGCGGGCACAGTGGGGCCAGCACAGGAGGCAGCGATGGCTATGGCAGTCACGAGGCTGCGGGCTTAGTAGAGCTGGATTACAGCATGTTAGCTTTCCAACCTCCCTATCTACACACTGCTGGTAGTCTCAAAGGCCAGAAAGGCAGCAAAGTCAAGATGTCTGTCCAGCGGAGACGGAAGGCCAGcgagagagagaaactcaggatGCGGACCTTAGCCGATGCCCTCCACACGCTCCGGAATTACCTGCCTCCTGTCTACAGCCAGAGAGGCCAACCACTCACCAAGATCCAGACACTCAAGTACACCATCAAGTACATCggggaactcacagagctcctcaaCGGCGGCGGGAGAGAGCCCAGGCCACAGAGCGTGTGA